One window of the Lentimicrobium sp. L6 genome contains the following:
- a CDS encoding T9SS type A sorting domain-containing protein — protein MKRNLLFFVLLLQASFLLGQGSLQLFDHDNNEFVNGQNHVILVDPVDWETVSPELFAKNISANDIEIKIRLEEVSVPEGSTNYFCGLGSCFAPGTMETPNSWPIAAGEMIGNAGVFSAHYQANGVYGNAVLRYTFFNIDNLNDTISVTFTYDGTTTSIGEVNSDLAVDVYPNPAQDIVYVDVAQLNLEQGSVEVYNALGELSFVQELKGESSLKLNLGSLPRGVYLYRIVSQGNYGRTSKLILK, from the coding sequence ATGAAAAGAAACCTACTTTTTTTTGTATTATTACTACAAGCCTCTTTTTTGTTAGGACAAGGGAGTTTGCAATTATTTGATCATGATAATAACGAATTTGTAAATGGTCAGAATCATGTGATACTTGTAGACCCTGTTGATTGGGAAACAGTATCTCCAGAATTATTTGCTAAAAATATCTCAGCTAATGATATTGAAATTAAAATTAGATTAGAGGAGGTTTCCGTTCCTGAAGGATCTACTAATTATTTCTGTGGTTTAGGAAGTTGCTTTGCACCAGGAACTATGGAAACACCTAACTCATGGCCTATTGCCGCAGGCGAAATGATTGGTAATGCAGGAGTTTTTTCGGCACATTATCAGGCTAATGGTGTTTATGGAAATGCTGTTCTTCGCTATACCTTTTTTAATATTGATAATCTTAATGATACCATTTCAGTTACCTTTACTTATGATGGTACGACAACGTCTATTGGTGAAGTTAATTCTGATTTAGCTGTAGATGTTTACCCAAATCCAGCACAAGATATAGTTTATGTTGATGTAGCCCAGTTGAATTTAGAGCAAGGATCCGTTGAGGTTTATAATGCACTAGGTGAATTATCTTTTGTTCAGGAATTAAAAGGGGAATCTAGCTTAAAACTAAACCTAGGAAGTCTTCCTCGAGGCGTATATTTATATCGTATTGTATCCCAGGGTAATTATGGCCGAACTTCAAAATTAATCTTGAAATAA